A single genomic interval of Eptesicus fuscus isolate TK198812 chromosome 10, DD_ASM_mEF_20220401, whole genome shotgun sequence harbors:
- the VGLL2 gene encoding transcription cofactor vestigial-like protein 2 isoform X2, translating into MSCLDVMYQVYGPHQPYFATAYTPYHQKLAYYSKMQEAQECNASPSNSSGSSSFSSQTPASIKEEEGSPEKERPPEAEYINSRCVLFTYFQGDISSVVDEHFSRALSQPSSYSPSCTSSKAPRSSGPWRDGSYPMSQRSFPASFWNSAYQAPVPAPLSSPLAAAHSELPFAAADPYSPAALHSHLHQGAAEPWHHAHPHHAHPHPHPHQAHPHHPYALGGALGAQATAYPRPAAVHEVYAPHFDPRYGPLLMPAASGRPARLALAPAPTPGSPPCELSAKGEPTGASWAAPGGPFASPAGDVAQGLGLSVDSARRYSLCGASLLS; encoded by the exons ATGAGCTGTCTGGATGTTATGTACCAAGTCTACGGTCCTCACCAGCCTTACTTCGCCACCGCCTACACCCCCTACCACCAG AAACTAGCTTATTACTCCAAAATGCAGGAAGCCCAAGAGTGCAACGCCAGCCCGAGTAACAGCAGCGGCAGCTCCTCGTTTTCCAGCCAAACGCCCGCCAGCataaaggaggaggaaggcagccCGGAGAAAGAGCGCCCACCAGAGGCCGAGTACATCAACTCCCGCTGCGTCCTCTTCACCTACTTCCAGGGGGACATCAGCTCCGTGGTGGACGAGCACTTCAGCAGGGCCCTGAGCCAGCCCAGCAGCTACTCCCCGAGCTGTACCAGCAGCAAAGCACCGAGGAGCTCCGGGCCCTGGCGGG ACGGCTCCTACCCGATGAGCCAGCGCAGCTTCCCCGCCTCCTTCTGGAACAGCGCGTACCAGGCGCCGGTGCCCGCGCCGCTGAGCAGCCCGCTGGCCGCCGCGCACTCGGAGCTGCCCTTCGCCGCCGCCGACCCCTACTCGCCAGCCGCCCTGCACAGCCACCTGCACCAGGGCGCCGCGGAGCCCTGGCACCACGCGCACCCGCACCAcgcgcacccgcacccgcacccgcaccagGCGCACCCGCACCACCCCTACGCGCTGGGCGGCGCCCTGGGCGCGCAGGCCACCGCCTACCCGCGGCCCGCCGCGGTGCACGAGGTCTACGCGCCGCACTTCGACCCGCGCTACGGGCCGCTGCTGATGCCCGCAGCCTCCGGGCGCCCCGCCCGCCTCGCGCTCGCCCCGGCACCCACGCCTGGCAGCCCCCCCTGCGAGCTCTCGGCCAAGGGCGAGCCGACCGGCGCCTCGTGGGCCGCGCCCGGGGGACCCTTCGCTAGCCCCGCAGGAGACGTGGCCCAGGGTCTGGGCCTCAGCGTGGACTCAG CTCGTCGCTATTCCCTCTGTGGTGCATCCCTCCTGAGCTGA
- the VGLL2 gene encoding transcription cofactor vestigial-like protein 2 isoform X1, whose protein sequence is MSCLDVMYQVYGPHQPYFATAYTPYHQKLAYYSKMQEAQECNASPSNSSGSSSFSSQTPASIKEEEGSPEKERPPEAEYINSRCVLFTYFQGDISSVVDEHFSRALSQPSSYSPSCTSSKAPRSSGPWRDGSYPMSQRSFPASFWNSAYQAPVPAPLSSPLAAAHSELPFAAADPYSPAALHSHLHQGAAEPWHHAHPHHAHPHPHPHQAHPHHPYALGGALGAQATAYPRPAAVHEVYAPHFDPRYGPLLMPAASGRPARLALAPAPTPGSPPCELSAKGEPTGASWAAPGGPFASPAGDVAQGLGLSVDSGLQPQDKSKDLYWF, encoded by the exons ATGAGCTGTCTGGATGTTATGTACCAAGTCTACGGTCCTCACCAGCCTTACTTCGCCACCGCCTACACCCCCTACCACCAG AAACTAGCTTATTACTCCAAAATGCAGGAAGCCCAAGAGTGCAACGCCAGCCCGAGTAACAGCAGCGGCAGCTCCTCGTTTTCCAGCCAAACGCCCGCCAGCataaaggaggaggaaggcagccCGGAGAAAGAGCGCCCACCAGAGGCCGAGTACATCAACTCCCGCTGCGTCCTCTTCACCTACTTCCAGGGGGACATCAGCTCCGTGGTGGACGAGCACTTCAGCAGGGCCCTGAGCCAGCCCAGCAGCTACTCCCCGAGCTGTACCAGCAGCAAAGCACCGAGGAGCTCCGGGCCCTGGCGGG ACGGCTCCTACCCGATGAGCCAGCGCAGCTTCCCCGCCTCCTTCTGGAACAGCGCGTACCAGGCGCCGGTGCCCGCGCCGCTGAGCAGCCCGCTGGCCGCCGCGCACTCGGAGCTGCCCTTCGCCGCCGCCGACCCCTACTCGCCAGCCGCCCTGCACAGCCACCTGCACCAGGGCGCCGCGGAGCCCTGGCACCACGCGCACCCGCACCAcgcgcacccgcacccgcacccgcaccagGCGCACCCGCACCACCCCTACGCGCTGGGCGGCGCCCTGGGCGCGCAGGCCACCGCCTACCCGCGGCCCGCCGCGGTGCACGAGGTCTACGCGCCGCACTTCGACCCGCGCTACGGGCCGCTGCTGATGCCCGCAGCCTCCGGGCGCCCCGCCCGCCTCGCGCTCGCCCCGGCACCCACGCCTGGCAGCCCCCCCTGCGAGCTCTCGGCCAAGGGCGAGCCGACCGGCGCCTCGTGGGCCGCGCCCGGGGGACCCTTCGCTAGCCCCGCAGGAGACGTGGCCCAGGGTCTGGGCCTCAGCGTGGACTCAG GTTTGCAGCCTCAGGACAAAAGCAAGGATCTGTACTGGTTTTAG